From one Triticum urartu cultivar G1812 chromosome 3, Tu2.1, whole genome shotgun sequence genomic stretch:
- the LOC125546518 gene encoding putative ripening-related protein 7, with protein sequence MASTTNAAVIFGILVFLQVSCAFSRHPAEGKFELRQNVPAVMTVNGFQEGEGGGGPAACDGQYHSDDEFVVSLSSEWYAGGARCGRVIRIVDPSNYGINAKVVDECAGCDNEVGASSHIWKNFDLDTSLGQVDMKWSDLDF encoded by the coding sequence ATGGCGAGCACGACCAATGCCGCGGTGATTTTCGGCATCCTAGTTTTTCTGCAGGTGTCGTGCGCCTTTTCCAGGCACCCCGCGGAAGGTAAGTTCGAGCTTCGACAGAACGTCCCGGCGGTGATGACGGTGAACGGCTTCcaggaaggagaggggggcggcgggcCGGCGGCATGCGACGGCCAGTACCACAGCGACGACGAGTTCGTGGTGTCGCTGTCCTCGGAGTGGTACGCCGGCGGGGCCCGGTGCGGCAGGGTAATCCGCATCGTCGACCCTTCCAATTATGGCATAAACGCCAAGGTCGTCGACGAGTGCGCCGGCTGCGACAACGAAGTGGGCGCCTCGTCCCATATCTGGAAGAACTTCGATCTTGACACCAGCCTCGGTCAAGTGGACATGAAATGGTCGGACCTCGACTTCTAA